The sequence below is a genomic window from Candidatus Eisenbacteria bacterium.
GCTCCCTCCGGCGCGCGGAACACGCCGCGGGCTTCTTCTCGATTCGGGCGCTCCCGCCGCGCCTCCCCTTCCGCTCCGCGCGCAGGTTCCCAGACTATTCCGCCGCGAGGGCGCGGTCAAGCCAGAGCGCGCCTCTTTGCGCTCGGCGAGGGGCGCGACTTCCTTCTCATCGAGGGCACTCACGAGACCTTCGTGAACCGCCGCCGCGCGCCGATCTCCACCGCGATCCTTGCCTTTTTTCGGTACCTGATACCCTGTTTCCCCGAATTACACGAATCACAGGGAAATCGGGCATCCAATAGGGTATCAGGTACCGAATTACGCGGGCAGGATCCGCGCGTCCGACAACGCCCCCACGGCAAGTGACCGCGGTAAGTCGCCGCCGACCTCCCCCTACCAATATCTTTCGACGTGAATCGTTCCTTGCGGGTTCTTTCGGTGATGCCACTCGGAGAAGCCTCGCTCCCCGAGCTGCATCACCGCATCCTCGACCATCGCGGGGTTTCCGCAGAGAAACACATGATGGCGGGACGGATCGAGCCTCTCTCCGAAACGCTCCTCGAACGTCCCGTCGACGAGGATGAGGTTGACGCGCCCGGCAAGCCCGCCCCAGGGATCCTCGGGACTCGGCCGGGTGATGCTCGGCAGGTAGAAGAAGTTCGAGCAACGCTTTCGGATCGTCTCGAGCTCGTTCCGATACCCGAGATCCCAGCTCTGGCGCGCGCCGTGGAGGATCGCCCAGCGCCTCTTGCCCCCGCATTCCTTCTCGATCTTCGTCCGCACCATGCTGATGTACGGCGCGAGACCCGTGCCGGTCGCGACGAGAACGACCCCCTGGTCCTCGGGGACCGAGTCGAGCGTGAACATCCCGACCGCCTTCGGGGAGACCCAAAGGCGCGCCCCTTCCTCCAGCGCGAGAAGACGCGGCGTCAGCGCCCCGGAGGTCACGAGAACGATGTAGAACTCGAGATGCTCCTCGGTGCTTCCCGAGGCGAGCGAGTATGCCCTCTTGATCAGCTTCTCCGGCTCGGCGGCGGGATCCTCCGGCTCGCTCTCGAGAATCCGTCCCTCGCGGCCGAGAAGCCCAAGGACCGTGTACTGTCCGGGCTCGAACCGATAGGGGGTCTCGTCAGGAGCGATGCGGAGAACGACGAGCCCCTGGTTCAGGATCTCCTTCCTCTCGAGCGTCGCGTTGTACGGATTCATCAAGCCCTCTTTTCCGAAAGAGCGCGCGCGATCGCCTCCTTTAGTTTCTTGAGATCGAAAGGTTTGTAGAGAACCTCGACGACCCCTTCCTTCTTCGCGCGGATGCCGGTGTGCGAGGGG
It includes:
- a CDS encoding ferredoxin--NADP reductase — its product is MNPYNATLERKEILNQGLVVLRIAPDETPYRFEPGQYTVLGLLGREGRILESEPEDPAAEPEKLIKRAYSLASGSTEEHLEFYIVLVTSGALTPRLLALEEGARLWVSPKAVGMFTLDSVPEDQGVVLVATGTGLAPYISMVRTKIEKECGGKRRWAILHGARQSWDLGYRNELETIRKRCSNFFYLPSITRPSPEDPWGGLAGRVNLILVDGTFEERFGERLDPSRHHVFLCGNPAMVEDAVMQLGERGFSEWHHRKNPQGTIHVERYW